A single region of the Acinetobacter sp. WCHA45 genome encodes:
- a CDS encoding MerR family transcriptional regulator: MNLTIGKLAKSCHINVETIRYYQRIGLMRIPESTQSYRHYSQQDLETLSFIQKAKDAGLQLNEIKELLTLNLEDRIQVRHVIEQRLSKIDERIQELMGLKQRLSTWLDECKTTENECCPILMELKQ; encoded by the coding sequence ATGAACCTTACAATCGGAAAATTAGCAAAATCCTGTCACATTAATGTCGAAACCATTCGTTATTATCAACGTATAGGCTTAATGCGAATACCTGAAAGTACTCAAAGTTACCGACATTATAGTCAGCAAGACTTAGAGACCTTGAGCTTTATTCAGAAAGCGAAGGATGCTGGATTACAACTGAATGAAATTAAAGAATTGCTCACATTGAATTTAGAAGATCGCATCCAAGTGAGACATGTTATTGAACAACGATTGAGCAAGATCGATGAAAGAATTCAGGAACTTATGGGTCTTAAGCAAAGACTTTCCACATGGTTAGACGAGTGTAAAACGACAGAAAATGAATGTTGCCCAATATTGATGGAACTCAAACAATAA
- the pepP gene encoding Xaa-Pro aminopeptidase gives MKLTQADFKQRRDLLAKQIGSNSIAIIATRAEMYRNRDADYKYRADSSFYYLTGFAEPEAVAIIETFEEGEEYSYSLFCRERNREMEIWNGYRAGIDGAIEIYDADEAYAIDLLDEEIIDKLLNKQRLYYRIGQNAEFDARVSQWIQKADAQQRRGGAAPAEVVQLDRIVDEMRLKKSAKEIELMQIASNISAEAHTRAMQTVKPNVMEYALEAELNYIFGKNGCVPAYNSIVGGGENACILHYVENNKPLKDGDLVLIDAACEYEFYASDITRTFPVNGKFSPEQKALYNIVLDAQLAAIDATRIGNHYKYPHEVAVKILTQGLVDLGLLSGNVDELVESEAFRQFFMHGTGHWLGMDVHDVGAYKTGEDWRAYEAGMVVTVEPGLYVAPDDETVDAKWRGIGIRIEDDIVVTESGPLVLTKNVVKTVEEIEQLMAS, from the coding sequence ATGAAATTAACTCAAGCTGATTTTAAACAACGTCGTGATCTTCTTGCTAAACAAATAGGCAGCAATAGCATTGCAATTATTGCGACTCGAGCAGAAATGTATCGTAATCGCGATGCGGATTATAAATATCGTGCAGACAGTAGTTTTTATTATCTGACTGGATTCGCAGAACCAGAAGCGGTTGCAATCATTGAAACTTTTGAAGAAGGTGAGGAATATAGCTATAGCTTGTTCTGCCGTGAACGTAATCGTGAAATGGAAATCTGGAATGGCTATCGTGCTGGGATTGATGGTGCGATTGAAATCTATGATGCAGATGAAGCGTATGCAATTGATCTGCTCGATGAAGAAATTATTGACAAATTATTAAATAAACAGCGTCTTTACTATCGTATTGGCCAAAATGCGGAATTTGATGCACGTGTCAGCCAATGGATTCAAAAGGCAGATGCACAACAGCGTCGTGGTGGCGCTGCACCCGCTGAAGTGGTTCAGTTAGACCGTATTGTTGATGAAATGCGCTTGAAAAAATCAGCAAAAGAAATTGAGTTGATGCAGATCGCATCTAATATCAGTGCAGAGGCGCATACCCGTGCCATGCAAACCGTTAAACCGAATGTGATGGAGTATGCACTTGAAGCAGAACTCAATTATATCTTTGGTAAAAATGGTTGTGTACCTGCTTATAACAGCATTGTCGGTGGTGGTGAAAATGCTTGTATCTTGCATTATGTTGAAAATAACAAGCCTTTAAAAGACGGTGATTTAGTTTTGATTGATGCTGCATGTGAATATGAGTTTTATGCATCGGATATTACGCGGACTTTCCCTGTAAATGGCAAATTTAGTCCTGAACAGAAAGCACTTTATAATATTGTTTTAGATGCTCAATTGGCTGCCATTGATGCAACTCGTATTGGCAATCACTATAAATATCCACATGAAGTGGCTGTCAAGATTTTAACTCAAGGTTTGGTTGATCTTGGGTTGCTGAGTGGCAATGTGGATGAGTTGGTTGAGAGTGAAGCATTCCGTCAATTCTTTATGCATGGTACAGGTCATTGGCTCGGTATGGACGTGCATGATGTCGGTGCGTACAAGACTGGCGAAGATTGGCGTGCTTATGAAGCAGGTATGGTGGTCACTGTTGAACCTGGTTTATATGTTGCACCCGATGATGAAACAGTTGATGCAAAATGGCGGGGTATCGGCATTCGTATCGAGGATGATATTGTTGTGACTGAAAGTGGTCCATTGGTTTTGACCAAAAATGTAGTGAAAACTGTTGAAGAAATTGAGCAATTAATGGCCAGTTAA
- a CDS encoding cell division protein ZapA, translating to MSEQVTVELRLIEQTFRLNTTEDKREELERAAELLNQKFQDMRRNAPRVEHNKLVIMVALQMAQDVFSLNKSLQEYAHCERLLQTILEDVEQTVE from the coding sequence ATGAGTGAACAAGTGACAGTAGAACTTCGTTTAATTGAACAGACTTTTCGCTTAAATACCACTGAAGATAAACGTGAAGAATTAGAGCGTGCAGCTGAACTACTGAATCAAAAGTTTCAGGATATGCGACGTAATGCTCCTCGTGTAGAACACAATAAATTAGTCATTATGGTTGCCTTACAGATGGCACAAGATGTCTTTAGTTTGAATAAATCTTTGCAGGAATATGCTCACTGTGAGCGCCTACTTCAAACCATCTTGGAAGATGTCGAACAAACTGTTGAGTAA
- the lon gene encoding endopeptidase La, protein MSEYILNNESSLEPQVPSVLPLLALRDVVVYPHMQIALFVGREKSINAVDVARNGDNLVFVVAQKDSLTEEIDHDNLYQYGTVAKIVQVVNHENDENCIKVLIEGLHRSKLERIIDGEEYLTAEHTLSPITLPLDKEAQATRLNELRTLFAQYAEAKLRNARELVAAANKIEDLLQLMFFVATRVPLNIEVKQKFLEHDEFEAHLQELMSYLMNQSAEQQIEQTLHDSVKRQMEKNQREYFLNEKMKVIQRELSDMNGGAEDDVAEIEKRLAEADLPEHVRKKAEAEFRKLKAMQPASSEAAVVRNYLEVILDTPWNKASKVSINLAKAQEILDADHYGLDDVKDRIVEYLAVQSRVKKLRGPILCLVGPPGVGKTSLGESVAKATGREFVRMALGGVRDEAEIRGHRRTYIGAMPGKIVQSLTKVGVKNPLFLLDEIDKMAQDYRGDPASALLEVLDPSQNSKFNDHYLDLDLDLSEVMFICTANSMNIPEALLDRMEVIRLPGYTEDEKVNIAERYLVPKAIKNNGLRAKELTIHEEAIRDIVQRYTREAGVRSLEREVSKIARKVVKEAVSKKSKNLQLDVTSANLPEYLGPHKFDFGVAEDEAQVGRVNGLAWTSVGGELLTIEVAAVKGKGKFITTGSLGDVMKESITTAMTLVRTRADELGIEASRFEETDVHVHLPEGATPKDGPSAGLALTTALVSAFTSIAIRPDIAMTGETSLGGRAMRIGGLKEKLLAAHRGGIKLVFIPQDNVRDLAEIPDNVKEGLEIKAVKSIDEILPLALTDTPKPLPKTPIVKPVEEAKAARH, encoded by the coding sequence ATGTCTGAATATATTTTAAATAATGAATCAAGCTTAGAGCCACAGGTTCCAAGTGTATTACCACTCTTAGCATTGCGTGATGTTGTGGTCTATCCACACATGCAAATTGCGCTATTTGTGGGTCGTGAAAAATCGATCAATGCAGTGGATGTGGCTCGTAACGGTGACAATTTAGTATTTGTAGTTGCGCAAAAAGATTCGCTTACAGAAGAAATTGATCACGATAACCTCTATCAATATGGAACTGTGGCTAAAATCGTACAAGTCGTAAATCATGAAAATGATGAAAACTGCATTAAAGTACTGATTGAAGGTCTGCATCGTTCTAAATTAGAGCGTATCATTGATGGTGAAGAATACTTGACTGCCGAGCACACTCTCAGTCCAATTACATTACCATTGGATAAGGAAGCTCAAGCAACTCGCTTAAACGAATTGCGTACCCTATTCGCTCAATATGCTGAAGCGAAATTACGTAATGCACGTGAACTTGTTGCAGCAGCAAATAAAATCGAAGACTTATTACAATTAATGTTCTTTGTTGCAACTCGTGTACCTTTAAATATCGAAGTGAAACAAAAGTTTTTAGAGCACGACGAGTTTGAAGCGCATTTGCAAGAGTTGATGAGCTACTTGATGAATCAATCTGCTGAACAGCAAATTGAACAAACGTTGCATGACAGTGTTAAACGTCAGATGGAAAAGAATCAACGAGAATACTTTCTAAATGAAAAAATGAAAGTTATTCAACGTGAACTTTCTGATATGAACGGCGGTGCTGAGGATGATGTTGCTGAGATTGAGAAGCGTCTTGCTGAAGCTGACTTACCTGAACATGTACGTAAAAAAGCTGAAGCTGAGTTTCGTAAACTCAAAGCAATGCAACCTGCTTCAAGTGAAGCGGCAGTTGTTCGCAACTATTTAGAAGTGATTCTAGATACACCTTGGAACAAGGCAAGCAAAGTCAGCATTAACTTAGCAAAAGCACAAGAAATTCTGGATGCAGATCATTATGGCTTAGATGACGTCAAAGATCGTATTGTTGAATATCTTGCAGTTCAGTCGCGTGTGAAAAAACTCCGTGGTCCTATTCTTTGTCTAGTTGGTCCTCCAGGTGTGGGTAAAACATCACTTGGTGAGTCTGTTGCTAAAGCAACAGGTCGTGAGTTTGTTCGCATGGCGCTTGGTGGTGTACGTGATGAAGCTGAGATCCGTGGTCACCGTCGTACTTACATAGGTGCGATGCCGGGTAAAATTGTACAATCTTTAACAAAAGTTGGCGTGAAGAACCCACTGTTCTTACTCGACGAAATTGACAAGATGGCACAAGACTACCGTGGCGATCCTGCATCAGCATTATTGGAAGTACTTGATCCATCACAAAATAGCAAGTTCAACGATCATTATTTAGACCTTGATCTTGATCTTTCAGAAGTCATGTTCATCTGTACAGCTAACAGCATGAATATTCCTGAAGCTTTGCTGGATCGTATGGAAGTCATTCGTTTACCGGGTTATACCGAAGATGAAAAAGTAAATATTGCTGAACGCTACCTTGTTCCGAAAGCAATCAAGAACAATGGTTTACGTGCAAAAGAATTAACAATTCATGAAGAAGCGATTCGTGACATCGTGCAACGTTATACACGTGAAGCTGGTGTACGTAGTTTAGAGCGTGAAGTGTCTAAAATTGCACGTAAAGTTGTTAAAGAAGCAGTCAGCAAAAAATCTAAAAACTTACAGCTTGATGTGACATCGGCAAATCTTCCTGAATATCTGGGTCCACACAAGTTTGACTTTGGTGTTGCGGAGGATGAAGCGCAAGTCGGTCGTGTCAATGGCCTGGCATGGACTTCGGTGGGTGGTGAGTTGCTGACCATTGAAGTTGCGGCTGTAAAAGGTAAAGGTAAATTCATTACCACGGGTTCACTTGGTGATGTAATGAAAGAATCTATTACTACAGCAATGACTTTAGTACGCACGCGTGCCGATGAACTAGGTATTGAAGCTTCTCGTTTTGAAGAAACTGATGTACACGTTCACTTACCAGAAGGTGCAACACCAAAAGATGGCCCATCGGCTGGTTTGGCGCTGACCACTGCCCTTGTATCGGCATTTACTAGTATTGCGATTCGTCCAGACATTGCGATGACAGGTGAAACGAGTCTAGGTGGTCGTGCGATGCGTATTGGTGGTCTAAAAGAAAAACTTCTTGCAGCTCACCGTGGTGGAATTAAATTAGTTTTTATTCCACAAGATAACGTTCGTGACTTGGCTGAGATTCCTGACAATGTAAAAGAAGGCTTAGAAATCAAAGCTGTAAAAAGCATTGATGAGATCTTACCTTTAGCATTAACGGATACGCCGAAGCCTTTACCTAAAACGCCTATTGTTAAACCAGTAGAAGAAGCAAAAGCTGCGCGCCATTAA
- a CDS encoding UPF0149 family protein — protein sequence MQDDISGWTEWNAHFDGIEEISSPSELHGLLTGIVCVTQAPTTDEWSQILNTLNVPALQPEALEILTDEAEDVAHALSDDELDYLPMLPDDSHLLVDRVQALADWCAGVVLGFGLASGHIRGEEQELIEHLQDVAAVEFEDSDNDEEGEESYQELYEFVRLIPVSLSIGRKKIAVAESSLLQNFHAKSRNQDNQATDPQTVVEMFTPHRPS from the coding sequence ATGCAAGACGATATTTCAGGTTGGACGGAATGGAATGCCCATTTTGATGGGATTGAAGAAATTTCAAGCCCAAGTGAGTTACACGGTTTACTCACAGGTATAGTTTGTGTCACACAAGCGCCAACCACCGATGAATGGTCACAAATTTTAAACACCCTCAACGTGCCAGCTTTACAGCCAGAAGCACTCGAAATTTTAACGGATGAAGCAGAAGATGTTGCTCATGCTTTGTCAGATGATGAATTAGATTATTTGCCTATGCTTCCAGATGATAGCCATTTGCTTGTAGATCGTGTGCAAGCTTTAGCTGATTGGTGCGCAGGCGTAGTCCTCGGTTTTGGTTTGGCTTCAGGTCATATTCGTGGTGAAGAACAAGAGCTGATTGAACATTTACAAGATGTTGCAGCTGTTGAGTTTGAAGACTCCGATAATGATGAAGAGGGTGAAGAAAGCTATCAGGAACTGTATGAGTTTGTACGTTTGATTCCTGTGAGCTTATCGATTGGCCGTAAAAAGATTGCTGTAGCCGAAAGTTCATTATTGCAAAACTTTCATGCCAAAAGCAGAAATCAAGATAATCAGGCGACTGATCCGCAAACGGTTGTCGAAATGTTCACCCCACATCGTCCGAGTTAA
- a CDS encoding META and DUF4377 domain-containing protein codes for MKIKYLVLALLQLSLMACQTVQNVTDNVISQINTTAAKNLTEYNWTYQGSKASKPLVLSFDDNQRLSIQTGCNNQGGTWKVEGNTIVTSPLASTMMACADDLMQQERLSADIFSEKKAPFTLSTQNDQAILTITDSKGQKYTFLGKMTAEAKYQSEGKIVFLEISPQTKSCTGVAPQTCMQVREIKYDDKGIKTYADKNWSLYYGQIEGFEHNPNQRVIVRVKRFDIKNPAADQSSIADVLDMVVEQEIVKKP; via the coding sequence ATGAAAATTAAATATTTAGTTCTTGCCTTATTACAGCTTTCTTTGATGGCGTGCCAAACTGTACAAAATGTAACTGATAATGTTATTTCTCAAATTAATACAACAGCAGCAAAAAATTTAACTGAATATAATTGGACTTATCAAGGTTCAAAAGCATCAAAACCTTTAGTTTTATCTTTCGATGATAATCAACGATTATCTATTCAAACTGGTTGTAATAATCAAGGCGGGACTTGGAAAGTTGAAGGTAATACCATTGTAACCTCACCACTGGCATCAACAATGATGGCGTGTGCGGATGATTTAATGCAACAAGAACGCTTATCTGCTGATATTTTTAGTGAGAAAAAAGCTCCTTTCACACTCAGTACCCAAAATGATCAAGCGATCTTGACGATAACTGATAGTAAAGGTCAAAAATATACGTTCCTTGGTAAAATGACAGCTGAAGCAAAATACCAGTCTGAAGGTAAAATCGTTTTCCTCGAAATTTCACCACAAACTAAATCATGTACGGGTGTAGCACCACAAACTTGTATGCAAGTTCGTGAAATTAAATATGACGATAAAGGCATCAAAACATACGCTGATAAAAATTGGTCACTTTACTATGGTCAAATCGAAGGTTTTGAACATAATCCAAACCAACGTGTGATCGTTCGAGTTAAACGTTTCGACATTAAAAACCCTGCTGCCGATCAATCAAGTATTGCAGATGTGTTAGATATGGTCGTTGAACAAGAAATCGTGAAAAAACCATAA
- the rlmH gene encoding 23S rRNA (pseudouridine(1915)-N(3))-methyltransferase RlmH: MKIRILTIGQKMPAWVLTGFEDYFKRIQPFVQTQVIELPMAKRGKNDSEADILKYCQIEGDSILNALKPNETLIALEVGGRELSTEKLADTMKQWMLEGNDIALAIGGPDGHSDAVRKAAAWHWSLSKLTMPHPMVRILLIEQLYRAMSINHNHPYHRA, encoded by the coding sequence ATGAAAATTCGTATTCTGACTATCGGGCAAAAAATGCCTGCTTGGGTGTTAACTGGATTTGAAGACTATTTCAAACGCATTCAACCTTTTGTACAAACTCAAGTGATTGAACTCCCGATGGCAAAACGAGGCAAAAATGATTCCGAAGCAGATATTTTAAAATATTGTCAAATTGAAGGTGATAGTATTTTAAATGCACTTAAACCCAATGAAACGTTAATTGCCTTAGAAGTAGGTGGTCGAGAACTCAGTACAGAAAAACTGGCAGATACCATGAAACAATGGATGCTTGAAGGCAATGATATTGCTCTTGCGATTGGTGGTCCTGATGGACATTCAGACGCAGTTCGTAAAGCAGCAGCTTGGCATTGGTCTCTTTCTAAATTGACCATGCCACATCCAATGGTTCGTATTCTACTGATTGAACAACTTTATAGAGCGATGAGTATCAATCATAATCATCCTTATCATCGTGCTTAA
- a CDS encoding 5-formyltetrahydrofolate cyclo-ligase: MNSDLHVLRKDIRLKRKRVNRFEHKKSEQDALNRLRSIPQFKCAKSVGLYLHAFGEVHTHKLIQLCFKHKKLVYLPMICTMNQELVWVKISSSQYLNKRFSHHPLGMKEPIASRGQHVATLDLLIMPLLACDHLGTRIGMGGGFYDRTLASAPHRPFRLGLAHTFQYIDQTLPRQKWDQPIHGLLTPKKFYIFKP; the protein is encoded by the coding sequence ATGAATAGTGATTTACATGTACTCAGAAAAGATATTCGTTTAAAAAGAAAACGAGTGAATCGCTTTGAACATAAAAAAAGTGAGCAAGACGCTTTAAATCGCCTCAGATCAATACCTCAATTCAAGTGTGCAAAAAGCGTTGGATTATATCTTCATGCTTTTGGCGAAGTGCACACTCACAAACTCATTCAACTTTGTTTTAAACACAAAAAACTCGTTTACCTACCCATGATCTGCACGATGAATCAAGAACTTGTATGGGTAAAAATCAGCTCCAGTCAATACTTAAATAAACGCTTTTCACACCATCCTCTGGGTATGAAAGAACCAATCGCATCGCGTGGTCAGCATGTAGCTACTTTAGATTTACTGATTATGCCTTTATTGGCCTGTGATCACTTAGGAACAAGAATCGGCATGGGAGGTGGTTTCTATGATCGTACTTTGGCAAGTGCGCCGCATCGACCTTTTCGTTTGGGTCTCGCTCATACATTTCAATATATTGATCAAACTTTACCCAGACAAAAATGGGATCAACCGATTCATGGCTTACTAACACCTAAAAAGTTCTATATTTTCAAGCCTTAA
- a CDS encoding DODA-type extradiol aromatic ring-opening family dioxygenase yields the protein MNFQTLPGLFISHGSPMLALDPEQVGPALHRLSNNLPKPQAIIVMSAHWESQALEVSTSTRAQTWHDFRGFPPELYEIRYPAAGAPKLAEEILTLFAEADIPAHANSTRPRDHGVWMPLLHMYPEADIPVIEISLPIEMNADQIYKIGQVLAPLREQQILLIGSGSITHNLSELSWHADAEVPIWASTFRNSVVSKLNHQDYDAVLDWPSLPYVQRNHPTLEHFAPLFFAMGTGHRFSIVHSSFSMGSLGMDIYRFD from the coding sequence ATGAATTTCCAGACTTTACCCGGGTTATTTATTTCTCATGGTTCTCCCATGCTTGCACTTGATCCTGAACAAGTGGGTCCCGCATTGCATCGTTTAAGCAATAATTTACCAAAACCCCAAGCAATTATTGTGATGTCTGCTCATTGGGAAAGCCAAGCGCTAGAAGTAAGTACATCAACTCGAGCTCAAACGTGGCATGATTTTCGTGGTTTCCCTCCTGAACTTTATGAGATCCGTTATCCTGCTGCGGGCGCTCCAAAACTTGCTGAGGAAATACTGACTCTATTTGCAGAAGCAGATATTCCTGCACATGCAAATAGCACACGACCACGAGATCACGGTGTATGGATGCCTTTATTGCATATGTATCCAGAAGCCGATATTCCTGTGATTGAAATTTCCTTACCCATCGAAATGAATGCTGACCAGATTTACAAAATCGGGCAAGTTTTAGCACCTTTACGTGAACAACAAATTTTATTAATTGGCTCTGGTAGCATTACCCATAATCTCTCTGAACTTTCATGGCATGCAGATGCTGAAGTTCCAATATGGGCAAGCACATTTCGGAATAGTGTAGTTAGTAAACTGAATCATCAAGATTATGACGCTGTACTTGACTGGCCATCTTTACCCTACGTGCAACGAAATCATCCTACCCTTGAACATTTTGCACCATTATTCTTTGCAATGGGAACAGGTCATCGTTTTAGTATCGTGCATAGTAGTTTTTCAATGGGATCATTAGGTATGGATATTTATCGTTTTGATTAA
- a CDS encoding heavy metal translocating P-type ATPase, whose protein sequence is MTQQPSSCCSKNEVPLVYEYIDPVCGMTVAENSQHYFDYLGIRYLFCSAGCQQKFSSKPENYLKSDQDLKLTSSCCAKQSQQKVGSCCESESEQAIELAQTSSCCKPKPTKQKLSACCGPKPEVASIQDEAEKSSSCCGGKHDHSSESNLVDTEIDPVCGMSVKITTDLKTDYQGKIYYFCNASCLDKFKNDPEFYLIPVDQRPVPEGAMDMDYTCPMDPEIVQKGPGTCPICGMALEPMQPTLDDGPNPELVDFSRRFWTTLPLSLLVMILAMGSHIHAFISPHIQPWIELLLSLPVVLWAGYPILQRCWVSYKTGHLNMWSLIGVGVLAAFIYSVIATIFPSLIPVEAKTGHGVAVYFEAACMIVSLSLLGQILELKARSQTANSLKALLRLQPAKAKLVQHDQVVEVDIAMVKQGDILQISSGEQIPLDGLVVDGKTYVDESMMTGEPVPVKKEKDDRVIGGTINQQGAIRIQTTAVGRNTTLAKMIQTVADAQRSKAPLQRIADVVAKYFVIAVLSISVLTFIAWMVFGKAQFDLALMCAVAVLIIACPCALGLATPMSVMATTGRAAQKGVLFKDAEAIEALSKVNTLIIDKTGTLTEGKPSLKEIRSLSEAYSQTQIELWIASIEQYSTHPIAQTLTKLVDPNQLLNVSDFEDVAGFGVKGNIDHQTLYIGSQKLIEQLALTLDADLIHELDQKRAQGDVFSFLMSEQEVIAYISIHDAIKQNAKTLIDQLHADGIEVIMATGDHQKNANMVADVLGIKTVYANLDPKQKLEIVKQAQAQGKIVAMAGDGINDAPALAQANVGIAMGTGTDIAKQTAQVTLVKGDIQGVAQAVHMAKLGVKNMKQNLAFSFVYNGLGVPVAAGLFYPLTGLLLTPMFAAVAMSLSSLSVVVNALRLNKS, encoded by the coding sequence ATGACTCAACAACCATCTTCATGCTGTTCTAAAAATGAAGTACCGCTTGTGTACGAATATATTGATCCAGTTTGTGGTATGACAGTCGCTGAAAATTCGCAGCACTATTTTGATTATCTAGGTATCCGCTATTTATTCTGTTCAGCAGGTTGCCAACAGAAATTCAGCTCAAAGCCTGAAAATTATTTAAAATCAGATCAAGATCTAAAATTAACATCATCTTGCTGTGCTAAGCAGTCTCAACAAAAAGTAGGTTCATGTTGTGAAAGTGAATCAGAGCAAGCTATTGAATTAGCTCAAACATCTTCTTGTTGTAAGCCTAAGCCAACGAAGCAAAAACTAAGTGCATGTTGTGGCCCTAAACCAGAAGTAGCATCTATTCAAGATGAAGCTGAAAAATCTTCTTCTTGTTGTGGTGGAAAGCATGATCATTCAAGTGAAAGCAATTTGGTTGATACAGAGATTGATCCTGTCTGTGGTATGTCAGTCAAAATCACGACAGATTTAAAAACAGATTATCAAGGTAAAATCTATTATTTTTGTAACGCATCTTGCTTAGATAAATTTAAAAATGATCCTGAATTTTATCTAATTCCAGTCGATCAGCGTCCTGTACCTGAGGGAGCAATGGATATGGATTATACCTGTCCGATGGACCCTGAGATTGTACAAAAAGGGCCAGGAACTTGCCCAATTTGTGGGATGGCACTGGAACCAATGCAACCCACTTTGGATGATGGACCAAATCCTGAGCTAGTAGATTTTAGTCGACGTTTTTGGACTACATTACCTTTGAGTTTGTTGGTGATGATCTTGGCCATGGGTTCACATATTCATGCCTTTATTTCGCCACATATTCAGCCGTGGATCGAACTTCTTTTAAGTTTGCCTGTTGTGTTATGGGCGGGTTATCCCATTTTACAACGTTGCTGGGTGTCTTATAAAACAGGACATCTGAATATGTGGAGTTTGATTGGTGTTGGGGTACTTGCAGCATTTATTTATAGTGTGATTGCAACCATTTTCCCATCACTCATTCCAGTTGAGGCGAAAACAGGGCATGGTGTTGCTGTGTATTTTGAAGCAGCCTGTATGATTGTTTCATTGAGCTTGTTGGGTCAAATTTTAGAACTAAAAGCACGTTCACAAACAGCAAATTCATTGAAAGCTTTACTCCGTTTACAACCTGCTAAAGCGAAGCTTGTGCAGCATGATCAAGTTGTTGAAGTAGATATAGCGATGGTCAAACAAGGTGATATTTTGCAAATATCATCGGGTGAGCAAATTCCATTAGATGGTCTAGTAGTTGATGGAAAGACCTATGTTGATGAATCCATGATGACAGGTGAGCCTGTTCCTGTGAAAAAGGAAAAAGATGACCGAGTGATTGGCGGGACAATTAATCAACAAGGCGCTATTCGAATCCAAACAACTGCTGTAGGTAGGAACACGACATTAGCCAAAATGATCCAAACTGTCGCTGATGCGCAACGCTCCAAAGCACCATTGCAACGAATTGCAGATGTGGTTGCAAAATATTTTGTGATCGCCGTACTCAGTATCAGTGTGCTGACTTTTATTGCGTGGATGGTATTTGGGAAAGCACAGTTTGATTTGGCTTTAATGTGTGCAGTCGCTGTTTTGATTATTGCTTGTCCATGTGCTCTTGGCTTGGCAACGCCAATGTCAGTGATGGCAACCACGGGTCGAGCAGCTCAAAAAGGTGTGCTGTTTAAAGATGCAGAAGCAATTGAAGCCTTAAGCAAGGTCAATACCCTGATTATTGATAAAACAGGAACATTGACCGAGGGTAAGCCAAGTTTAAAAGAGATTCGGTCTTTATCTGAAGCGTATAGCCAGACACAAATTGAGTTATGGATTGCATCAATTGAACAATATTCGACACATCCAATTGCACAGACATTAACTAAACTGGTTGATCCAAATCAATTGCTCAATGTTTCTGATTTTGAAGATGTCGCAGGCTTTGGTGTGAAAGGAAACATTGATCACCAGACCCTGTATATTGGTAGTCAGAAGCTTATTGAACAGTTGGCGTTGACCTTAGATGCTGATTTAATCCATGAGTTGGATCAAAAACGTGCACAAGGCGATGTGTTTAGTTTTTTGATGTCAGAACAAGAAGTGATTGCCTATATTTCGATTCATGATGCAATCAAACAAAATGCCAAAACTTTGATTGATCAACTACATGCTGATGGAATTGAAGTAATTATGGCAACTGGTGATCATCAGAAAAATGCAAATATGGTTGCAGATGTTTTAGGTATAAAAACAGTCTATGCCAATCTTGATCCTAAGCAAAAACTTGAAATTGTGAAACAAGCACAAGCTCAGGGAAAAATTGTGGCAATGGCTGGGGACGGTATCAACGATGCACCAGCACTGGCGCAGGCGAATGTTGGTATTGCGATGGGAACAGGAACAGATATTGCCAAGCAAACAGCGCAAGTGACTTTAGTTAAAGGGGACATTCAAGGGGTTGCACAAGCAGTTCATATGGCAAAATTAGGGGTAAAAAATATGAAGCAAAATCTTGCATTCTCTTTTGTTTATAATGGATTAGGTGTTCCTGTTGCAGCAGGTTTATTTTATCCACTAACAGGATTATTGCTTACGCCAATGTTTGCTGCTGTAGCAATGTCATTAAGCTCGCTCTCTGTTGTGGTGAATGCTTTACGTTTGAATAAATCATAA